A window of Notolabrus celidotus isolate fNotCel1 chromosome 11, fNotCel1.pri, whole genome shotgun sequence contains these coding sequences:
- the LOC117822130 gene encoding LOW QUALITY PROTEIN: uncharacterized protein LOC117822130 (The sequence of the model RefSeq protein was modified relative to this genomic sequence to represent the inferred CDS: deleted 2 bases in 1 codon), translating into MTHENVPNHELCTHRISDNSRKMYCFVRINQIFFLTCWCLEEVITWARMSFKPVKSRSLVLKKGKAINKFHFTLGSTQILSITEKPVKSLGKVFDCSLRDTASIRATNQELEAWLTAVDKSGLPGKFKAWIYQHGILPLILWPLLVYDVPISTVEGFERRVSRFLLKWLQLPRSLSSIALYGQNNKLKLPFSSLNEEFMVTRTREVLQYRESCDPKVSQAGIEVVRTGRKWKAAEAVDVAEAQLRHRVLVGTVARGRAGLGSSKTPRYNKAQGKDKRSLIQEEVRAAVEDQRTSRMVGMRQQGAWTRWEQAVERKVSWTKLWKAEPHRIKFLIQAVYDVLPSPSNLFSWGMVESPACPLCLKRGTLEHILSCCSKALGEGRYRWRHDQVLIVERPETPNDPRLHH; encoded by the exons ATGACCCATGAAAATGTGCCCAACCACGAACTCTGCACTCATAGAATCTCAGACAATTCCAGAAAGATGT ACTGTTTTGTGAGAATTAACCAGATTTTTTTCCTAACTTGTTGGTGCCTCGAGGAGGTGATCACCTGGGCTCGCATGAGTTTCAAGCCAGTGAAGTCGAGATCACTCGTGCTGAAGAAAGGGAAAGCCATCAACAAGTTCCACTTCACACTGGGGAGTACTCAGATACTATCTATCACCGAGAAACCTGTGAAGAGTCTGGGGAAAGTCTTTGACTGCAGCCTAAGAGACACTGCATCCATTCGAGCCACCAACCAAGAACTGGAAGCCTGGCTAACTGCAGTGGACAAGTCCGGTCTGCCTGGCAAGTTCAAGGCCTGGATTTACCAACATGGCATCCTCCCACTAATTCTCTGGCCCCTCTTGGTCTATGATGTCCCAATATCCACAGTGGAGGGCTTTGAGAGGAGGGTCAGCAGGTTCCTACTGAAGTGGCTCCAACTACCACGGAGCCTGAGCAGCATCGCTCTGTACGGGCAGAACAACAAGCTGAAGCTCCCGTTCAGCAGCCTGAATGAAGAGTTCATGGTTACCCGTACTAGAGAGGTGCTGCAATACCGGGAGTCCTGCGACCCAAAAGTCTCCCAGGCTGGGATTGAGGTC GTCAGGACGGGACGGAAGTGGAAGGCTGCAGAGGCTGTCGATGTCGCTGAGGCACAGCTAAGGCACAGGGTGCTGGTGGGCACAGTGGCTCGTGGAAGAGCTGGCCTGGGTAGCAGCAAAACACCTCGCTACAACAAGGCACAGGGAAAGGACAAGAGGTCACTGATCCAAGAGGAGGTGAGAGCAGCAGTCGAAGATCAGCGAACAAGCAGGATGGTTGGTATGCGGCAACAGGGAGCCTGGACGAGATGGGAGCAAGCCGTGGAGCGCAAGGTCTCATGGACCAAGCTGTGGAAAGCTGAGCCCCACCGAATAAAATTCTTAATCCAGGCTGTCTATGACGTTTTGCCAAGCCCATCGAACTTGTTTTCCTGGGGCATGGTTGAGTCACCAGCGTGCCCTTTGTGCCTTAAGAGAGGGACCCTGGAGCACATCCTCAGCTGCTGTTCAAAAGCCCTGGGCGAGGGGCGCTACCGCTGGCGCCACGACCAAGTTCTGATTGTTGAAAGACCCGAAACACCCAATGACCCCAGGTtacatcactga